A part of Variovorax sp. HW608 genomic DNA contains:
- a CDS encoding isochorismatase family protein: protein MSYERFTGESAAMLLIDHQVGTMKWAKSLPFEELKRNALMLAKTARILKMPVVLTSSMEDYAQGPLLPELEAILPAEFAARIKRLGIVNAMEDENFAAAVKATGRRKLIIAGVTNDVCTVYPALSLALEGYEVQVVADAGASPTKFADEIALSRMEKNGVTLTSTNQVIAELAGSWATPEGGQIVEQVVMPALTNP, encoded by the coding sequence ATGTCTTATGAACGATTCACCGGCGAAAGCGCCGCAATGCTGCTCATTGACCACCAGGTCGGCACGATGAAATGGGCGAAATCACTGCCCTTCGAGGAACTCAAGCGCAACGCGTTGATGCTGGCCAAGACCGCGCGCATTCTGAAGATGCCGGTTGTGCTGACGTCCAGCATGGAGGACTACGCGCAAGGTCCGTTGCTTCCCGAATTGGAAGCCATCCTCCCGGCGGAGTTCGCTGCCCGCATCAAGCGCCTGGGCATCGTCAATGCAATGGAGGACGAAAACTTCGCAGCGGCGGTCAAGGCGACCGGCCGCAGGAAGCTGATCATCGCGGGAGTGACCAATGATGTGTGCACGGTCTATCCTGCGCTCAGTCTGGCCCTCGAGGGCTATGAAGTTCAGGTCGTAGCCGACGCTGGAGCGTCGCCCACCAAATTTGCTGACGAGATTGCCTTGAGCCGCATGGAAAAGAATGGTGTGACGCTTACCAGCACCAACCAGGTGATTGCGGAGCTGGCGGGCAGCTGGGCGACGCCGGAAGGAGGCCAGATTGTTGAGCAGGTAGTGATGCCCGCACTGACGAACCCGTAG
- a CDS encoding pirin family protein, with protein MEALISPFLGVDQAWMSAATFPPHPHAGFSAVSYVFLDSETGIENRDNIGTHNLIRPGGLHWAAAGRGIVHEEVPAEVGKTVHSLQIFVSLPSNRQDSEPFALSLEPQDVPVVHLPGTKVRVPAGSFEDTQSPLNPPTDVTMLDISLEECVELAVPIAAGHCAFVMPIFGTAMVDGQSFSLNDLRVPVFPVQSTPRTITLQVPKGSAKVMVFAGPPLQSSAT; from the coding sequence GTGGAGGCGCTGATCAGTCCCTTCCTCGGAGTCGATCAAGCCTGGATGAGTGCCGCGACCTTCCCACCTCACCCCCATGCCGGTTTCTCAGCCGTGTCATACGTGTTCCTCGATTCGGAAACTGGAATCGAGAACCGCGACAACATCGGGACGCACAACCTGATTCGTCCCGGAGGCTTGCACTGGGCGGCAGCCGGACGTGGGATTGTCCACGAGGAAGTCCCGGCGGAAGTGGGCAAGACCGTCCACTCGCTGCAGATCTTCGTCAGCTTGCCGAGCAACAGGCAGGACAGTGAGCCATTCGCCTTGAGCCTTGAGCCCCAGGACGTACCCGTCGTCCATCTGCCGGGGACCAAGGTACGCGTGCCCGCGGGAAGCTTTGAGGACACCCAATCGCCTTTGAATCCGCCCACCGACGTCACGATGCTCGACATCTCGTTGGAAGAGTGCGTCGAGCTGGCAGTACCGATTGCAGCCGGCCATTGCGCATTCGTCATGCCGATCTTCGGCACGGCAATGGTGGACGGTCAGAGCTTCAGTCTCAACGACCTCCGGGTTCCGGTATTCCCCGTTCAAAGCACGCCGCGCACCATCACCCTTCAAGTTCCCAAAGGCAGCGCCAAGGTCATGGTGTTCGCCGGCCCGCCGCTGCAATCCAGCGCAACCTGA
- a CDS encoding IS5 family transposase, translated as MKQQDLGLNLSTRRTRKVVFLDEMELVVPWSELVALIAAHAPRKSTGRPPFAPETMLRIHFLQQWFGLSDLAMEEALFEVSLYREFAGLRSTERIPDRVSILRFRHLLEEHDLAQQILATVNATLAGKGLMLKSGTVVDATLIAAPSSTKNKTGERDPEMHQTRKGMQWHFGMKAHIGVDADSGLVHAVVGTAANVNDVTQASRLVHGEEVDVFADAGYQGVAKRTENRGTKVRWHVAMRPGKRRALDKASAMGAVLDRIEHLKASVRAKVEHPFRVIKRQFGHVKVRYKGLAKNTAQLHTLFALSNLWMARRRLLGEQA; from the coding sequence ATGAAGCAGCAAGACCTCGGCCTCAATCTGAGCACTCGGCGTACGCGCAAGGTGGTGTTCCTCGATGAGATGGAACTGGTGGTCCCATGGAGCGAATTGGTGGCGTTGATTGCCGCGCACGCACCGAGGAAGTCCACGGGTCGACCGCCGTTTGCACCGGAGACGATGCTGCGAATTCATTTCCTCCAACAGTGGTTCGGCTTGAGCGACCTGGCCATGGAAGAGGCGCTGTTTGAGGTCTCGCTGTACCGCGAGTTCGCCGGTCTGCGCAGCACCGAGCGCATCCCCGACCGCGTGAGCATTCTTCGATTTCGTCACCTGCTCGAAGAGCACGACCTGGCCCAGCAAATCCTGGCCACGGTCAACGCCACGCTAGCGGGCAAGGGCCTGATGCTCAAGAGCGGCACAGTGGTCGATGCCACCTTGATTGCCGCTCCCAGTTCGACCAAGAACAAGACGGGCGAGCGTGACCCCGAGATGCATCAGACCCGCAAGGGAATGCAATGGCATTTTGGAATGAAAGCTCACATCGGCGTGGACGCCGACTCCGGCTTGGTGCACGCGGTGGTGGGCACAGCCGCCAACGTCAACGACGTCACCCAGGCCAGCCGACTGGTGCATGGCGAAGAGGTCGATGTCTTCGCTGACGCGGGCTACCAGGGAGTGGCCAAGCGCACAGAGAATCGAGGAACCAAGGTCCGCTGGCATGTGGCCATGCGCCCGGGCAAGCGGCGAGCACTGGACAAGGCCAGCGCGATGGGCGCCGTGCTCGACCGAATCGAGCATCTCAAGGCCAGCGTGCGTGCGAAGGTGGAGCATCCGTTTCGCGTCATCAAGCGCCAATTCGGTCATGTGAAGGTGCGCTACAAGGGACTGGCGAAGAACACAGCGCAGCTGCACACGTTGTTTGCCTTGAGCAATCTGTGGATGGCGCGGCGCCGGCTCTTGGGCGAGCAGGCATGA
- a CDS encoding AAA family ATPase, giving the protein MIDAQRVEALLRSRYPNLESVGKGVFRGVDRFGARDYAVRYFDLNDRLATTADSLKGYQEEVLSPMYFSSDVATDLRWNHYLYFVTSDEEAQRGEFGRLKAKVEADREYARKLIVREGDVASLLTHAQAPEPPIALPIDLATTWSNTLEQHGLAFILDSETSVPDAVRRIVAGTKKATLRPISPVTLLESERAAASHFIERLTIKGFRTHPEEKEHLLGRVNLIVGSNGVGKTSLLEAIEFAYCGRNRRSSTLLGNTSIAADLDGVEHKLSSTTDATRLRARHSVWYAKTELKTVTIQDSFGKFNFLDTDAAVELSVSASSAQIGTDVTRLVLGATAESLADRLRRVLKQLQDELKDLRRDKASHEQLKLAAQKRLDVIKAAPKLSDSLFLELLAALKGQGWSQPPDEKGQLEALRERLHEAASAVALIRRSAINMLHAEPDSALRLLSNLNEEASKAGALDQRAKAARLAQVNARQQAEIAAEGSAATEALLPYARANFPLLVKQALECRDRVRMQTTKLSPVASLGNTDSIQQLLETPLADAIDSVDTEIAEQQRRLDAAQASLQALEKTQSTLTVLRQRLLGTAQDILQRSANPDHCPLCRTEFEEGQLLTRMMADVEVGTSEQASLLRSDISSASEVIEGARSMLDLLHRLRTFAGDSAPILTVAHALEQIAQERAAFDLDRKELETFQARAQQLQSDGLSSKDLTSKLLAAGVSELPSLEELQRIQSTYKQTVETLQSAEKAALHESDVVRQECDAMAERLSIEALGDPDHLARSVKELISDAEASLGARQTLASILTIGTEATAEEIALGLGAIQRVLAQVATAVAQEGANDKALDDETKNVEGLVKKIESSGKKINCASDAEQVLETLAKQSSGGELESQILTENAAEIARTFASIHMPNEFEIQVIQGKLVIVRRSTGAEVQLEHMSTGQRAAFALSLFLAMNGRLRTGPPVLLFDDPVAHIDDINMLSFLDHLRQLAIGGSRQIFFATADTKLAGLFRHKFRFLGDEFKELRLSRAS; this is encoded by the coding sequence ATGATCGATGCGCAACGAGTTGAGGCGCTACTCAGGAGCCGCTACCCCAATCTCGAAAGCGTTGGGAAAGGTGTATTTCGAGGCGTCGACCGCTTCGGCGCTCGCGACTACGCGGTTCGATACTTCGACCTGAACGATCGGCTGGCGACGACTGCCGATTCGCTGAAGGGATACCAGGAAGAAGTGCTTTCGCCAATGTACTTCTCCAGCGACGTCGCGACCGATCTGCGATGGAACCACTACCTGTACTTCGTCACGAGCGACGAAGAAGCGCAGAGGGGCGAATTCGGTCGCCTCAAAGCCAAGGTAGAGGCGGACAGGGAGTACGCCCGCAAACTGATCGTTCGGGAAGGCGACGTCGCCAGCTTGCTGACCCACGCCCAAGCGCCCGAGCCCCCGATCGCCTTGCCGATCGACCTTGCAACAACATGGTCAAACACTCTCGAACAGCACGGCCTTGCCTTCATTTTGGATAGCGAGACCTCCGTTCCCGACGCCGTTCGGCGAATCGTTGCGGGAACGAAGAAGGCGACGTTGCGTCCGATTTCGCCGGTTACGCTTCTCGAATCCGAACGGGCCGCTGCAAGCCACTTCATCGAGCGCTTGACCATCAAGGGCTTCCGCACGCACCCGGAGGAAAAGGAGCATCTGCTAGGCCGAGTGAATCTGATTGTCGGCAGCAACGGTGTTGGAAAGACCTCACTTCTTGAGGCAATTGAGTTCGCATACTGCGGAAGGAATCGTCGATCCTCCACACTACTCGGCAACACATCGATTGCCGCAGATCTTGATGGAGTCGAACACAAGCTGTCTTCGACTACCGATGCCACGCGACTTCGAGCGCGCCATTCAGTTTGGTATGCAAAGACCGAACTGAAGACGGTCACCATCCAAGATAGTTTCGGGAAGTTCAATTTTCTGGATACCGATGCTGCCGTGGAGCTCAGCGTATCCGCAAGCTCAGCACAAATTGGGACCGATGTCACCCGTTTGGTGTTAGGCGCGACGGCAGAGAGTCTGGCAGACAGGCTGCGTCGCGTTCTCAAGCAGTTGCAGGATGAGCTGAAGGACCTAAGGCGCGACAAGGCGAGCCATGAGCAGTTGAAGCTTGCAGCCCAGAAACGCCTAGATGTCATCAAAGCTGCCCCCAAACTGTCCGACAGTTTGTTCCTCGAACTTCTTGCGGCGCTGAAGGGCCAAGGATGGAGCCAGCCCCCAGATGAAAAGGGTCAACTCGAAGCATTGCGAGAGCGCTTGCATGAAGCCGCGTCCGCCGTCGCATTGATCCGCCGATCTGCGATCAACATGCTGCACGCCGAACCCGATTCGGCACTTCGGCTACTGTCGAACCTGAACGAAGAAGCCAGCAAGGCGGGAGCTCTGGATCAGCGGGCCAAAGCCGCCCGGTTGGCACAGGTCAACGCCCGTCAGCAAGCGGAGATAGCGGCGGAAGGGAGCGCCGCTACGGAGGCCCTGCTTCCCTATGCCCGCGCCAACTTTCCGCTCCTTGTCAAGCAGGCATTGGAGTGTCGGGATCGGGTGCGCATGCAGACTACGAAACTGAGCCCGGTAGCCAGCCTCGGCAACACGGACTCCATCCAACAACTTCTGGAAACGCCTCTTGCCGACGCCATTGACTCAGTTGACACCGAGATCGCGGAGCAACAGCGCCGGCTCGACGCGGCGCAGGCTTCTTTGCAGGCTCTGGAAAAGACACAGAGTACGCTGACCGTTCTGAGGCAGCGCCTGTTGGGAACCGCCCAAGACATACTGCAGCGGTCGGCCAATCCCGACCATTGCCCTCTCTGCCGAACAGAGTTTGAAGAAGGTCAGCTACTTACGCGAATGATGGCTGATGTCGAGGTCGGTACCTCCGAGCAAGCAAGCCTGCTGCGGTCAGACATCTCGTCGGCCAGCGAAGTGATCGAAGGCGCCCGGTCCATGTTGGACCTGCTACATCGCTTGCGCACGTTTGCTGGAGATAGCGCGCCGATCCTCACGGTCGCCCACGCGCTTGAGCAGATCGCCCAAGAACGAGCTGCATTCGATCTTGATCGGAAGGAACTGGAAACGTTCCAGGCGCGGGCTCAGCAACTGCAATCCGACGGGCTGTCCTCTAAAGACCTTACTAGCAAGTTGCTGGCTGCGGGAGTTTCCGAACTCCCTTCACTTGAGGAGTTACAGCGAATCCAATCGACCTACAAACAGACGGTGGAAACGCTGCAAAGCGCTGAGAAAGCCGCGCTACACGAGTCGGACGTCGTGCGGCAGGAATGCGATGCTATGGCCGAACGCCTTTCCATCGAGGCCCTCGGCGACCCGGACCACCTCGCAAGATCGGTCAAAGAACTGATCTCGGATGCGGAAGCTTCCCTGGGAGCACGCCAAACTCTTGCGTCCATCCTGACAATCGGCACTGAGGCGACCGCGGAGGAAATTGCGCTGGGTCTCGGAGCTATTCAGCGAGTGCTCGCGCAAGTTGCCACGGCCGTGGCGCAAGAGGGTGCCAACGACAAGGCCCTTGACGACGAAACCAAGAACGTCGAAGGCCTCGTCAAGAAGATTGAAAGCAGCGGAAAGAAGATCAACTGCGCAAGCGACGCAGAGCAGGTGCTGGAGACCCTGGCCAAACAAAGCTCTGGGGGCGAGTTGGAGAGCCAGATCCTGACCGAGAACGCAGCGGAGATTGCTCGCACGTTTGCCAGCATCCACATGCCCAACGAGTTTGAGATTCAGGTCATCCAAGGAAAGCTCGTCATTGTTCGCAGGAGCACCGGCGCTGAGGTTCAGCTCGAGCACATGAGCACAGGTCAGCGCGCCGCGTTTGCCCTTTCGCTTTTCTTGGCGATGAACGGAAGGCTCCGGACAGGCCCCCCAGTGCTGCTATTCGATGATCCCGTCGCACACATCGACGACATCAACATGCTGTCGTTTCTCGATCATCTTCGCCAGCTTGCCATCGGTGGATCGAGACAAATCTTCTTTGCTACGGCAGACACAAAGCTTGCTGGGCTTTTCCGCCACAAGTTCAGATTCTTGGGCGATGAGTTCAAAGAGTTGCGTCTCTCGCGAGCCTCTTAG
- a CDS encoding DUF3883 domain-containing protein, protein MDEFVRLGRTAFLTRYGFGKSRDFMVRDAKTGQLCDSKAIVGAAFGYQFPEEGPLKAADFSGGEATVVPKLQRLGFEVVRIGEDWSADEVQATVASYFEMLRLEAAQQNYTKTEFNAQLRQQLRGRSKGSVELKLQNISAVLHGLELPFIAGYKPRANAQLLLRQAVQRFVLDHPEFVGQVVDAMEEVKAPGQVSFYASLVEPPPMERVLQVKGNMPRARLPRKVDWAQRDEVNRKLGRAGEQWVIGYEQRRLSDAGFPELFQQLEWTSERLGDGAGYDILSHERPGVHRFIEVKTTNGGHASSFIISRNELEFAAEREDAFHLYRVFQFREEPKLYVLKGNLADQLHLEPIDYRASFRRLMA, encoded by the coding sequence TTGGACGAATTCGTGCGGCTGGGCCGCACCGCTTTCTTGACCCGCTACGGCTTTGGCAAATCTCGCGACTTCATGGTCCGCGATGCAAAGACTGGACAGCTCTGCGACTCCAAGGCCATTGTTGGCGCCGCATTCGGCTATCAGTTTCCCGAAGAAGGGCCGCTGAAGGCAGCGGACTTTTCTGGCGGCGAGGCGACTGTTGTCCCCAAGCTCCAGCGCCTCGGCTTCGAGGTGGTGCGCATCGGCGAAGACTGGAGCGCGGACGAAGTGCAGGCGACTGTGGCCTCCTACTTCGAGATGCTGCGGCTCGAGGCGGCGCAGCAGAACTACACGAAGACCGAGTTCAACGCGCAGTTGCGCCAACAGCTGCGAGGCCGCAGCAAAGGCTCGGTGGAGCTGAAGTTACAGAACATCAGTGCCGTCCTGCATGGACTGGAACTGCCTTTCATCGCCGGCTACAAGCCACGTGCCAACGCCCAACTCTTGCTGCGTCAAGCGGTTCAGCGATTCGTGCTCGACCATCCCGAATTCGTGGGTCAGGTGGTTGATGCCATGGAAGAGGTCAAGGCGCCTGGTCAGGTTTCCTTCTACGCTTCTCTCGTCGAACCACCGCCCATGGAGAGGGTTCTTCAGGTGAAGGGGAACATGCCAAGAGCTCGTTTGCCACGCAAGGTGGATTGGGCGCAGCGCGATGAGGTGAATCGCAAGCTCGGCCGCGCCGGCGAGCAGTGGGTGATTGGCTACGAGCAGCGGCGTCTCAGCGACGCAGGCTTCCCCGAACTCTTTCAGCAGCTGGAGTGGACTTCGGAGCGACTAGGCGACGGCGCCGGCTACGACATCCTTTCGCATGAGCGCCCCGGTGTGCATCGCTTCATCGAGGTCAAGACCACCAACGGCGGCCATGCCTCGTCGTTCATCATCAGTCGCAACGAGTTGGAGTTTGCTGCTGAGCGCGAAGACGCTTTCCACCTGTACCGCGTCTTCCAGTTTCGCGAGGAACCGAAGCTGTATGTCCTCAAGGGCAATCTCGCCGACCAACTGCACCTGGAACCCATCGACTACCGCGCCTCTTTCCGCCGCCTGATGGCATAG
- a CDS encoding alkene reductase — protein sequence MSNLFDPVRVGRFTLANRLVMAPMTRSRAQLDGTPGDLAAKYYGQRASVGLIVTEGTQPSEDGQGYLTTPGIYTDAHVEGWKNTTAAAHSKGGRIFIQLMHAGRMSHPDNTPHHRPGVAPSAIAPGTGMFTAKGMQDLPTPRALTVEEVRQTVADFAFAARRAVEAGADGVEIHGANAYLIQQFIAPSANTRTDEYGGSIENRARFAIEVAKAIAAEIGADRTAIRLSPGTTMWGIDEGVQGPDLYRYLVAELDKLGLAYLHIMHQGNESLLPDIRKLWQGALILNRPGRPREQVGADVASGLADLESYGAMVLANPDFVERLKINAPMNEAHREGFFGGTERFYTDYPTLSEALPA from the coding sequence ATGAGCAATCTCTTTGATCCAGTCCGCGTCGGCCGATTCACCTTGGCGAATCGCCTCGTCATGGCGCCGATGACTCGTTCGCGTGCGCAGCTTGACGGCACGCCTGGAGATCTGGCCGCCAAGTACTACGGCCAACGCGCGAGCGTCGGCCTGATCGTCACCGAAGGGACGCAGCCTTCCGAAGACGGTCAAGGCTATCTGACAACACCGGGCATCTACACCGACGCGCATGTCGAGGGCTGGAAGAACACTACTGCCGCCGCGCACAGCAAGGGCGGCCGAATCTTCATCCAGCTCATGCATGCCGGGCGCATGTCCCACCCGGACAACACACCACACCATCGCCCGGGTGTAGCGCCCTCAGCCATCGCGCCGGGGACAGGCATGTTCACGGCCAAGGGGATGCAGGACCTTCCGACGCCGCGCGCGCTCACCGTCGAGGAAGTACGGCAAACCGTCGCCGACTTTGCATTCGCGGCCCGACGCGCCGTGGAAGCCGGCGCAGATGGCGTCGAGATTCACGGCGCGAACGCCTATCTAATCCAGCAGTTCATTGCGCCGAGCGCCAATACACGAACCGATGAATATGGCGGCTCCATCGAGAACCGCGCTCGCTTCGCGATCGAAGTCGCCAAGGCGATCGCCGCAGAGATCGGCGCAGACCGCACCGCGATTCGCTTGTCGCCCGGCACAACGATGTGGGGGATCGATGAGGGCGTCCAGGGTCCCGACCTCTACCGCTATCTGGTGGCGGAACTCGACAAGCTCGGCCTCGCCTATCTGCACATCATGCACCAGGGCAACGAGTCGCTGCTGCCCGACATTCGCAAGCTGTGGCAGGGCGCGCTGATCCTGAACCGCCCGGGGCGGCCACGCGAGCAGGTCGGTGCCGACGTTGCTTCGGGTCTGGCCGACTTGGAGTCCTATGGCGCGATGGTGCTGGCGAACCCAGACTTCGTCGAGCGACTCAAGATCAATGCACCCATGAACGAGGCGCATCGCGAAGGGTTCTTTGGCGGGACTGAAAGGTTCTACACGGACTATCCCACCTTGAGCGAAGCGCTGCCTGCCTGA
- a CDS encoding IS1380 family transposase, whose protein sequence is MRPFIVKQLDYDLTPVAGLALVGHHLKRLAPVFRHIDTALRVVGGVANSDILRSYVGLLVQGKSDFDAIENFRGDAFFKQALGIKLLPSSPTLRQRMDARAGDLFDFMPPLIETLLAGARPDYGVLPCGWVALDVDTFAMDNGGTAKDGVGRTYAGVDGYCPLAAYLGSHGFCLELALRPGVQHSASETQFNFERVIPMAQRLSAAGPKAPILARLDSGFDSAALMRVIESYNHAGQPQVDWLIKWNPRTTHVVALAERLDADAATLWEHPRAGKRVTVWEESLSIEGIERPLRRVLRLTERTIDAKGQLLIEPKLTLDGWSTSLEARQFDAKAVIALYADHGTHEQFHSEFKTDLDLERLPSGKFDTNYLVCELAALAMNILRLMGQAGLHGPNAPVRHAAKRRRIKTVMQELIYRAGRLIEHGRRVILGLGANDRAASAFERLHWQLAGTGG, encoded by the coding sequence ATGCGCCCCTTCATCGTCAAGCAACTCGACTACGACCTCACGCCCGTGGCGGGGTTGGCCCTGGTGGGACACCACCTGAAGCGACTCGCCCCGGTGTTCAGGCACATCGACACCGCGCTGCGCGTCGTCGGCGGCGTGGCCAACAGCGACATCCTGCGCAGCTACGTCGGGCTGCTGGTGCAGGGCAAGAGCGATTTCGATGCGATCGAGAACTTCCGCGGTGATGCGTTCTTCAAGCAGGCACTGGGCATCAAACTGCTGCCTTCGAGCCCGACGCTGCGCCAGCGCATGGATGCCCGCGCGGGCGACCTGTTTGACTTCATGCCGCCGCTGATCGAGACACTGCTGGCTGGCGCGCGCCCGGACTACGGCGTGCTGCCTTGCGGCTGGGTGGCGCTGGATGTCGATACGTTCGCCATGGACAACGGCGGCACCGCCAAGGACGGCGTGGGGCGCACCTATGCCGGGGTCGATGGCTACTGTCCCCTGGCGGCCTATCTGGGCTCGCACGGGTTCTGCCTGGAGTTGGCGCTGCGCCCGGGCGTGCAGCACTCGGCGTCGGAGACACAATTCAACTTCGAGCGCGTGATCCCGATGGCGCAGCGCCTGAGTGCGGCGGGCCCGAAGGCGCCGATCCTGGCGCGCCTGGATTCTGGCTTCGACTCGGCGGCGCTGATGCGCGTCATCGAGTCCTATAACCATGCCGGCCAGCCGCAGGTGGACTGGCTGATCAAATGGAATCCGCGCACCACCCACGTGGTGGCGCTGGCCGAGCGACTCGATGCCGACGCAGCCACGCTCTGGGAGCATCCGCGCGCGGGCAAGCGCGTGACAGTGTGGGAGGAATCGCTGTCCATCGAAGGCATCGAGCGGCCGCTGCGCCGCGTGCTGCGCCTGACCGAGCGCACCATCGATGCGAAGGGTCAGCTGTTGATCGAACCCAAGCTCACGCTGGACGGCTGGAGCACGAGCCTGGAGGCCAGACAGTTCGATGCGAAGGCCGTCATCGCGCTGTACGCCGACCACGGCACGCACGAGCAGTTCCATTCCGAGTTCAAGACCGACCTCGACCTGGAGCGGCTGCCCTCGGGCAAGTTCGATACCAACTACCTGGTGTGCGAACTCGCGGCGCTGGCCATGAACATCCTGCGCCTGATGGGCCAGGCCGGGCTGCACGGGCCGAATGCGCCAGTGCGTCACGCGGCCAAGCGCCGGCGCATCAAGACGGTGATGCAGGAGCTCATCTACCGCGCCGGTCGTCTCATCGAGCATGGCCGGCGCGTCATCCTCGGCCTGGGGGCCAACGATCGCGCGGCCAGCGCCTTCGAGCGATTGCACTGGCAACTTGCCGGCACCGGCGGCTGA
- a CDS encoding HIT family protein — MTEKPCPFCTLPSARVLGQNALAVWIRDGFPVSPGHSLVIPKRHVGSFFEITQEERAALLELLDQAKAAAQTEFRPDGFNIGINDGPAAGQTVPHLHIHLIPRFHGDQTDPRGGVRWIIPDKADYWSPRG; from the coding sequence ATGACCGAGAAGCCTTGTCCCTTCTGCACCTTGCCCTCCGCTCGCGTCCTCGGGCAAAACGCACTTGCGGTATGGATTCGAGATGGTTTTCCGGTCTCGCCGGGCCATAGCCTCGTGATTCCAAAGCGCCATGTCGGCTCCTTCTTCGAGATCACGCAAGAAGAGCGGGCGGCGTTGCTCGAATTGCTGGATCAGGCAAAAGCGGCGGCACAAACCGAATTTCGTCCCGACGGATTCAATATCGGGATCAACGATGGTCCTGCAGCGGGGCAGACGGTACCGCACTTGCACATCCACCTCATTCCGCGTTTCCACGGCGATCAAACCGACCCCCGCGGCGGTGTGCGCTGGATCATCCCGGACAAGGCGGACTACTGGAGCCCAAGAGGTTGA
- a CDS encoding DUF4365 domain-containing protein, giving the protein MTDAKRRALAQKIGRRGELIFEQWATIGGFSASKLQDDYGVDYVCQQMLPTSKGSEEVTGLSVLVQVRATAIEKSGKPPRIGFSREDVETAMRQAGVFCVAAVHMPTSEVRFRWLDIALLEQWASFLKSERDSISMRLDSMSEGADRFSRELVQASRPSQRAKFMKARTQLRLEEVIPGAVLHTNSGAMGELGSCRGPQPHVHRERDGGQTRGAGHGDVPADPFCARLW; this is encoded by the coding sequence ATGACGGACGCCAAGCGGCGAGCATTGGCCCAGAAGATCGGGAGACGAGGCGAGCTCATCTTCGAGCAGTGGGCAACGATCGGCGGCTTCAGCGCGAGCAAACTGCAGGACGACTATGGCGTCGACTATGTGTGCCAGCAAATGCTGCCGACATCCAAGGGCTCCGAAGAAGTGACTGGACTCTCGGTGCTGGTTCAGGTCCGTGCAACCGCCATCGAGAAGTCCGGGAAGCCGCCCCGGATCGGGTTCTCCCGAGAGGATGTCGAGACCGCCATGCGCCAAGCCGGGGTCTTCTGCGTGGCTGCCGTGCACATGCCCACATCGGAGGTGCGATTCCGCTGGCTCGACATCGCTCTGTTGGAGCAATGGGCGTCGTTCCTTAAGTCCGAGCGTGATTCGATCTCCATGCGGCTGGACTCGATGTCCGAGGGCGCCGATCGCTTCTCCCGCGAGTTGGTGCAAGCCTCCCGCCCTTCCCAGCGAGCCAAATTCATGAAGGCGCGGACACAGCTGCGCCTCGAGGAGGTGATACCGGGCGCCGTCCTGCACACTAACTCCGGTGCCATGGGTGAATTGGGCAGCTGTCGTGGTCCCCAACCTCATGTCCATCGTGAACGCGACGGCGGACAGACACGAGGCGCTGGCCACGGCGATGTTCCGGCCGATCCCTTTTGCGCAAGGCTTTGGTGA